From one Trifolium pratense cultivar HEN17-A07 linkage group LG1, ARS_RC_1.1, whole genome shotgun sequence genomic stretch:
- the LOC123903201 gene encoding putative disease resistance protein RGA3 isoform X2: MAHHIKDIKEKFDKVAETRDKFGLQIIDSDNRVVQRRETYSHVNDSDVIGREHDKQKIVKLLLGDGGDKSLSVIAIVGIGGLGKTTLAKTVFNDKSVVESFPLKMWVCVSNDFELRNLLLKIINSAPKQNHHETNIKNFNMEQLQNHLRNALAGQKFLLVLDDVWNEDRVKWEELRGFIQAGAQGSKVLVTTRSDKVANVMGTYSSCNLQGLSGEDSLSVFVKWAFKEGEERKYPELMEIAKEIVPKCGGVPLALRTLGSSLFSEVDQIQKWIIVKDNEIWNLPQRAEDILPAIKLSYDQLPSYLKRCFACFSLFEEDFHFNSCHTIILWEALGFLPSPSQGEKLKDIGNQYLQELRSRSFLQDFVDYGGAYKFKLHDLMRALALYVSRDEFQLLSPHNKNMSENALHLSFDNNNDNLFGQTPLPLRLRTILFPTGVNNEAFLNTSVSRCKYFRALQINNSGYKSLPRSIGRLKHLRYLNLEDNEELKSLPNSVCELQNLINLNLSGCTKLKKLPYGIGNLISLQQLHITTRQSKFPNKEIEKLTCLEILTLVSCDNLESLFELGIELPSLTFLDINSCRSLRSVSLHVVPNLESLSIDGCNKLNLSMGHDNQIPKLKLKLLYLESLLQLKTFPEWLRGCAKTLQSLVIVDCDYLEELPEWLSTLIYLKTFSIENCPALFSLPDGVHHLRSLEYLKMEGCPELCRGYQPNVGKDWPKISHIKQVIIETPEN; encoded by the coding sequence ATGGCACATCATATCAAAGatatcaaagaaaaatttgaCAAGGTTGCAGAAACTAGAGATAAATTTGGCCTTCAAATTATTGACAGTGATAATCGTGTTGTGCAAAGGCGGGAAACTTATTCTCATGTAAATGATTCTGATGTGATAGGAAGAGAACATGATAAACAGAAAATTGTAAAGCTCTTATTGGGTGATGGTGGTGATAAAAGTCTATCTGTTATTGCTATTGTGGGAATTGGGGGTTTGGGAAAGACTACACTTGCAAAAACCGTGTTCAATGATAAGAGTGTAGTTGAGTCTTTTCCATTAAAGATGTGGGTATGTGTCTCCAATGATTTCGAACTTAGGAATCTGCTTCTTAAGATCATCAATTCTGCTCCTAAACAAAATCACCATGAGACGAACATTAAAAACTTTAATATGGAGCAATTGCAAAATCATCTAAGAAATGCACTTGCTGGTCAAAAGTTCTTACTTGTACTGGACGATGTATGGAATGAGGATCGTGTCAAGTGGGAAGAATTGAGGGGTTTCATACAAGCAGGTGCTCAAGGAAGTAAAGTACTAGTGACTACACGTAGCGACAAGGTGGCTAATGTGATGGGCACTTACTCTTCTTGCAATTTGCAAGGGCTTTCTGGAGAGGACTCATTGTCTGTGTTTGTAAAATGGGCTTTTAAAGaaggagaagagagaaaatatcCTGAACTAATGGAGATTGCAAAAGAAATTGTGCCTAAATGTGGAGGGGTTCCATTGGCCCTAAGGACATTGGGGAGTTCGTTGTTCTCAGAAGTTGATCAGATACAAAAATGGATCATTGTTAAGGACAATGAGATTTGGAATTTACCACAAAGAGCTGAGGACATTTTACCAGCTATCAAATTAAGTTATGATCAATTACCTTCTTATTTAAAACGATGTTTTGCTTGCTTCTCTCTCTTTGAAGAGGACTTCCATTTCAACAGTTGTCATACAATTATACTTTGGGAGGCTCTTGGTTTTCTTCCATCACCAAGCCAAGGTGAAAAGTTGAAAGATATTGGCAATCAGTATTTACAGGAGCTACGGTCAAGATCTTTTCTTCAAGATTTTGTTGACTATGGCGGTGCTTACAAATTCAAATTGCACGATTTAATGCGTGCTCTTGCACTGTATGTTTCAAGAGATGAGTTTCAATTGTTGAGCCCCCACAATAAAAATATGTCCGAAAATGCCTTACATTTATCatttgataataataatgataatttgTTTGGACAAACTCCACTTCCCCTTCGTTTGAGAACCATACTTTTCCCTACCGGAGTCAACAATGAAGCTTTCTTAAATACTTCGGTGTCCAGGTGCAAATACTTTCGGGCTTTGCAAATAAATAATTCTGGATATAAGAGTTTGCCTCGCTCCATTGGTAGATTAAAACACTTAAGATATCTCAATCTTGAAGATAATGAAGAACTCAAGAGCCTACCTAATTCAGTTTGCGAACtccaaaatttaataaatttgaatCTCAGTGGATGCACAAAGCTAAAAAAATTGCCATATGGAATTGGAAACTTAATCAGCCTTCAACAACTACATATAACCACAAGGCAGTCTAAATTTccaaacaaagagattgaaaaattGACATGTCTAGAAATATTAACTCTTGTTTCTTGTGACAACTTGGAGTCATTGTTTGAATTAGGAATAGAACTTCCTAGTCTTACGTTTTTGGATATTAATTCTTGTAGGAGTCTAAGGTCTGTGTCTCTTCATGTTGTTCCAAACTTAGAGAGTTTGTCTATTGATGGTTGCAACAAGCTGAATTTGTCGATGGGCCATGACAACCAAATTCCCAAGTTAAAGTTAAAGTTATTGTATCTTGAATCTTTGCTACAACTGAAGACTTTTCCTGAGTGGCTACGAGGATGTGCGAAAACATTACAATCCTTGGTAATTGTTGATTGTGACTATCTTGAGGAGCTTCCTGAGTGGCTGTCAACTCTGATTTATCTCAAAACATTTTCAATTGAAAATTGTCCAGCATTGTTTTCGCTCCCGGATGGTGTGCATCACCTCCGAAGCCTTGAATATTTGAAAATGGAAGGTTGTCCTGAATTATGTAGAGGATACCAACCAAATGTTGGAAAGGATTGGCCCAAGATATCACACATCAAACAAGTTATTATTGAAACTCCAGAAAATTAA
- the LOC123903201 gene encoding putative disease resistance protein RGA3 isoform X1, protein MAEPLLFALAESFITKLASQAVKEASLALGVSKELEDIKNNVLFIKAVLLDAEQKQHQNNELHEWLKQIKPIFSDAENVIDDFECERLRKQVASGSIRKKVRLFFSSSSNPLVYPFRMAHHIKDIKEKFDKVAETRDKFGLQIIDSDNRVVQRRETYSHVNDSDVIGREHDKQKIVKLLLGDGGDKSLSVIAIVGIGGLGKTTLAKTVFNDKSVVESFPLKMWVCVSNDFELRNLLLKIINSAPKQNHHETNIKNFNMEQLQNHLRNALAGQKFLLVLDDVWNEDRVKWEELRGFIQAGAQGSKVLVTTRSDKVANVMGTYSSCNLQGLSGEDSLSVFVKWAFKEGEERKYPELMEIAKEIVPKCGGVPLALRTLGSSLFSEVDQIQKWIIVKDNEIWNLPQRAEDILPAIKLSYDQLPSYLKRCFACFSLFEEDFHFNSCHTIILWEALGFLPSPSQGEKLKDIGNQYLQELRSRSFLQDFVDYGGAYKFKLHDLMRALALYVSRDEFQLLSPHNKNMSENALHLSFDNNNDNLFGQTPLPLRLRTILFPTGVNNEAFLNTSVSRCKYFRALQINNSGYKSLPRSIGRLKHLRYLNLEDNEELKSLPNSVCELQNLINLNLSGCTKLKKLPYGIGNLISLQQLHITTRQSKFPNKEIEKLTCLEILTLVSCDNLESLFELGIELPSLTFLDINSCRSLRSVSLHVVPNLESLSIDGCNKLNLSMGHDNQIPKLKLKLLYLESLLQLKTFPEWLRGCAKTLQSLVIVDCDYLEELPEWLSTLIYLKTFSIENCPALFSLPDGVHHLRSLEYLKMEGCPELCRGYQPNVGKDWPKISHIKQVIIETPEN, encoded by the exons ATGGCTGAACCACTCCTCTTCGCCCTTGCAGAGTCGTTCATCACTAAACTTGCTTCTCAAGCTGTCAAAGAAGCTTCTCTTGCGCTTGGCGTCTCCAAAGAATTGGAGGATATCAAAAACAATGTTTTATTCATCAAAGCTGTGCTGCTGGATGCTGAGCAAAAGCAGCATCAAAACAACGAGCTTCATGAATGGCTGAAACAGATTAAGCCTATCTTCTCCGATGCCGAAAACGTGATTGATGATTTTGAGTGCGAGCGACTACGAAAACAAGTCGCTTCTGGCAGCATCAGAAAGAAG GTACGGCTTTTCTTTTCATCAAGTTCTAATCCTCTGGTTTACCCCTTTAGAATGGCACATCATATCAAAGatatcaaagaaaaatttgaCAAGGTTGCAGAAACTAGAGATAAATTTGGCCTTCAAATTATTGACAGTGATAATCGTGTTGTGCAAAGGCGGGAAACTTATTCTCATGTAAATGATTCTGATGTGATAGGAAGAGAACATGATAAACAGAAAATTGTAAAGCTCTTATTGGGTGATGGTGGTGATAAAAGTCTATCTGTTATTGCTATTGTGGGAATTGGGGGTTTGGGAAAGACTACACTTGCAAAAACCGTGTTCAATGATAAGAGTGTAGTTGAGTCTTTTCCATTAAAGATGTGGGTATGTGTCTCCAATGATTTCGAACTTAGGAATCTGCTTCTTAAGATCATCAATTCTGCTCCTAAACAAAATCACCATGAGACGAACATTAAAAACTTTAATATGGAGCAATTGCAAAATCATCTAAGAAATGCACTTGCTGGTCAAAAGTTCTTACTTGTACTGGACGATGTATGGAATGAGGATCGTGTCAAGTGGGAAGAATTGAGGGGTTTCATACAAGCAGGTGCTCAAGGAAGTAAAGTACTAGTGACTACACGTAGCGACAAGGTGGCTAATGTGATGGGCACTTACTCTTCTTGCAATTTGCAAGGGCTTTCTGGAGAGGACTCATTGTCTGTGTTTGTAAAATGGGCTTTTAAAGaaggagaagagagaaaatatcCTGAACTAATGGAGATTGCAAAAGAAATTGTGCCTAAATGTGGAGGGGTTCCATTGGCCCTAAGGACATTGGGGAGTTCGTTGTTCTCAGAAGTTGATCAGATACAAAAATGGATCATTGTTAAGGACAATGAGATTTGGAATTTACCACAAAGAGCTGAGGACATTTTACCAGCTATCAAATTAAGTTATGATCAATTACCTTCTTATTTAAAACGATGTTTTGCTTGCTTCTCTCTCTTTGAAGAGGACTTCCATTTCAACAGTTGTCATACAATTATACTTTGGGAGGCTCTTGGTTTTCTTCCATCACCAAGCCAAGGTGAAAAGTTGAAAGATATTGGCAATCAGTATTTACAGGAGCTACGGTCAAGATCTTTTCTTCAAGATTTTGTTGACTATGGCGGTGCTTACAAATTCAAATTGCACGATTTAATGCGTGCTCTTGCACTGTATGTTTCAAGAGATGAGTTTCAATTGTTGAGCCCCCACAATAAAAATATGTCCGAAAATGCCTTACATTTATCatttgataataataatgataatttgTTTGGACAAACTCCACTTCCCCTTCGTTTGAGAACCATACTTTTCCCTACCGGAGTCAACAATGAAGCTTTCTTAAATACTTCGGTGTCCAGGTGCAAATACTTTCGGGCTTTGCAAATAAATAATTCTGGATATAAGAGTTTGCCTCGCTCCATTGGTAGATTAAAACACTTAAGATATCTCAATCTTGAAGATAATGAAGAACTCAAGAGCCTACCTAATTCAGTTTGCGAACtccaaaatttaataaatttgaatCTCAGTGGATGCACAAAGCTAAAAAAATTGCCATATGGAATTGGAAACTTAATCAGCCTTCAACAACTACATATAACCACAAGGCAGTCTAAATTTccaaacaaagagattgaaaaattGACATGTCTAGAAATATTAACTCTTGTTTCTTGTGACAACTTGGAGTCATTGTTTGAATTAGGAATAGAACTTCCTAGTCTTACGTTTTTGGATATTAATTCTTGTAGGAGTCTAAGGTCTGTGTCTCTTCATGTTGTTCCAAACTTAGAGAGTTTGTCTATTGATGGTTGCAACAAGCTGAATTTGTCGATGGGCCATGACAACCAAATTCCCAAGTTAAAGTTAAAGTTATTGTATCTTGAATCTTTGCTACAACTGAAGACTTTTCCTGAGTGGCTACGAGGATGTGCGAAAACATTACAATCCTTGGTAATTGTTGATTGTGACTATCTTGAGGAGCTTCCTGAGTGGCTGTCAACTCTGATTTATCTCAAAACATTTTCAATTGAAAATTGTCCAGCATTGTTTTCGCTCCCGGATGGTGTGCATCACCTCCGAAGCCTTGAATATTTGAAAATGGAAGGTTGTCCTGAATTATGTAGAGGATACCAACCAAATGTTGGAAAGGATTGGCCCAAGATATCACACATCAAACAAGTTATTATTGAAACTCCAGAAAATTAA